One segment of Aquimarina sp. BL5 DNA contains the following:
- a CDS encoding carboxypeptidase-like regulatory domain-containing protein: MKKRFILLFVLSLVLLTSCSSDDNTALIPSADIIGTVELYDDDQNIIDNTNMTISLEGSSPLITATTDLNGNYNLKNVPFGTYTIVYEKEGFGTYKRFDVEHTDVGEFTLIPEQLKLGQISNSIITENTVVINGNFIILTVTRPETEDLLVKRLRIFYHNSENVSNEIYTEFSPIVGTNSNLANLTFSIAFFINLGFEPGDTLWFKVYGDNFYSNSYMDPDLGVTVFPNVNPITADAVSIVIP, translated from the coding sequence ATGAAAAAAAGATTCATCTTACTTTTTGTACTTTCTTTAGTATTATTAACAAGCTGCAGTAGTGATGACAATACTGCACTGATTCCTTCCGCGGATATCATTGGAACCGTCGAACTTTATGACGATGATCAGAACATTATTGACAATACAAACATGACTATTTCTTTAGAGGGAAGTTCTCCCTTAATAACTGCTACAACAGATCTAAACGGAAATTACAACTTAAAAAATGTCCCCTTCGGAACCTATACTATAGTATATGAAAAGGAAGGTTTTGGAACCTACAAACGTTTTGATGTAGAACATACCGACGTAGGTGAATTTACATTAATCCCAGAACAATTAAAACTTGGTCAAATCTCTAATAGTATTATAACAGAAAATACAGTAGTAATAAACGGCAATTTCATTATTCTTACGGTCACTCGTCCTGAAACAGAAGACTTACTGGTAAAAAGATTACGAATTTTTTATCATAACAGCGAGAATGTAAGTAATGAAATTTACACCGAATTTTCACCTATTGTAGGAACTAACTCGAATCTTGCTAATCTAACTTTTTCAATAGCTTTTTTCATAAATTTAGGTTTTGAACCTGGAGATACGTTATGGTTTAAAGTATATGGTGATAATTTCTATAGCAATTCATATATGGATCCAGATCTAGGCGTTACCGTGTTTCCTAATGTAAATCCTATTACTGCAGATGCAGTTTCTATAGTTATTCCGTAA
- a CDS encoding DNA topoisomerase IV subunit B, giving the protein MSKETKYTEDNIRSLDWKEHIRMRPGMYIGKLGDGSSADDGIYILLKEVLDNSIDEYVMGAGKTIEISIQGDKVIVRDYGRGIPLGKVVDVVSKMNTGGKYDSRAFKKSVGLNGVGTKAVNALSKFFRVESTRDGKSASAEFEKGNLTNQDVLEETSRRKGTKVSFVPDDTIFKNYKYRTEYVAKMLKNYVYLNPGLTILFNGEKYFSENGLKDLLSDTINEDDRLYPIIHLLGEDIEIAITHSKTQYSEEYHSFVNGQNTTQGGTHQAAFREAIVKTIREFYGKNYEASDIRKSIVSAISIKVMEPVFESQTKTKLGSTEMGGKLPTVRTFINDFIKTKLDNFLHKNSDVAESVQRKILQAERERKDLSGIRKLARERAKKASLHNKKLRDCRVHLTDSKKDRNLESTLFITEGDSASGSITKSRDVNTQAVFSLRGKPLNCYNMSKKIVYENEEFNLLQAALNIEESLEDLRYNNIVIATDADVDGMHIRLLLITFFLQFFPEVIKEGHLYILQTPLFRVRNKKETIYCYSEQERRDAITKLSGKPEITRFKGLGEISPDEFVHFIGDDIRLDPVMLDKEKPIEELLSFYMGKNTPNRQEFIIENLKVELDTIEEEL; this is encoded by the coding sequence ATGAGTAAGGAAACTAAATATACCGAAGATAATATACGATCCCTCGACTGGAAAGAACATATCCGTATGCGACCTGGTATGTATATTGGTAAACTTGGAGATGGATCATCTGCGGATGATGGAATTTATATTTTACTAAAAGAAGTACTTGATAATTCTATTGATGAATATGTCATGGGTGCTGGTAAAACTATTGAGATTTCCATTCAAGGAGATAAAGTGATTGTAAGAGATTATGGTCGTGGGATTCCATTAGGTAAAGTAGTAGATGTAGTTTCTAAGATGAATACTGGAGGTAAATATGATTCCAGAGCATTTAAGAAGTCTGTTGGGTTAAATGGAGTTGGTACTAAGGCTGTAAATGCATTATCTAAATTTTTTAGAGTAGAATCCACACGGGATGGGAAATCGGCTTCTGCAGAATTTGAGAAAGGGAATCTAACGAATCAGGATGTTTTAGAAGAAACCTCTCGCAGAAAAGGAACAAAAGTTTCGTTTGTGCCAGATGATACCATTTTTAAAAATTATAAGTATCGTACAGAGTACGTTGCGAAGATGCTTAAAAATTATGTGTATCTAAATCCAGGATTAACTATATTATTTAATGGAGAAAAATATTTTTCTGAAAACGGATTAAAAGATCTTCTTTCTGATACTATCAATGAAGATGATCGATTGTATCCTATTATTCATTTGTTAGGAGAAGATATCGAAATTGCTATTACACATAGTAAAACACAGTACAGTGAGGAGTATCATTCTTTTGTAAATGGACAGAATACAACGCAAGGAGGAACACATCAGGCTGCTTTTAGAGAAGCAATAGTGAAAACAATTAGAGAGTTTTATGGTAAAAACTATGAAGCCAGTGATATTCGTAAATCAATTGTATCTGCAATAAGTATAAAAGTAATGGAACCGGTTTTTGAGAGTCAAACCAAAACCAAATTAGGTTCTACAGAAATGGGTGGAAAACTACCAACTGTGCGTACTTTTATTAATGACTTTATAAAAACTAAACTTGATAACTTTTTACATAAGAATTCGGATGTAGCAGAAAGTGTTCAGCGCAAGATATTACAAGCAGAACGAGAACGTAAAGATTTATCTGGGATACGTAAACTAGCGCGTGAACGTGCTAAAAAGGCAAGTTTACATAATAAAAAATTAAGAGATTGTCGTGTGCATCTTACAGATAGTAAGAAAGATCGAAATCTAGAGAGTACTTTGTTTATTACCGAGGGAGACTCTGCAAGTGGTTCTATAACAAAATCAAGAGATGTAAATACGCAAGCAGTTTTTAGTTTACGTGGTAAGCCCTTGAATTGCTATAACATGAGCAAGAAAATTGTGTATGAGAATGAAGAGTTCAATCTATTGCAAGCGGCACTTAATATAGAAGAGTCATTAGAGGATCTTAGATATAATAATATTGTTATTGCTACCGATGCCGATGTAGATGGAATGCACATTAGGCTTTTGTTGATTACATTCTTTCTACAGTTTTTTCCAGAAGTTATTAAAGAAGGACATTTGTATATTTTGCAAACACCATTATTTAGAGTTAGAAATAAAAAAGAAACTATTTATTGCTATTCTGAACAAGAAAGAAGAGATGCCATTACTAAACTATCTGGAAAACCAGAAATCACCCGATTTAAGGGACTGGGAGAAATTTCTCCAGATGAATTTGTGCATTTTATTGGAGATGATATTCGTTTAGATCCTGTAATGTTGGATAAAGAAAAACCTATTGAGGAGTTATTATCTTTTTATATGGGAAAAAATACACCTAATAGACAAGAGTTTATTATAGAAAATCTTAAAGTAGAGTTAGATACTATAGAAGAAGAATTATAA
- the katG gene encoding catalase/peroxidase HPI — MDNTGSYNINGEGDISKCPFMGGTAKASAGQGTTNRDWWPNELKLNILRQNATKSDPMGKDFDYAKAFNSVNYEELKADVVALMTDSQDWWPADYGHYGGLMIRMAWHSAGTYRVGDGRGGAATGNQRFAPLNSWPDNGNLDKARLLLWPIKQKYGQKISWADLMILAGNCAIESMGLKTFGFAGGREDVWEPEQDVYWGDETEWLANKERFAHGTLEGHLGAAHMGLIYVNPEGPNGSSNPLETAKLMRETFGRMAMNDEETVALAAGGHTFGKAHGAADPDKYVGVEPHGASIEQMSTGWKNTYGTGVLDDAITSGLEGAWTPNPDKWDYDYFKVLLDYDWELTKSPAGASQWTPKADSGAPTAPTAGDPSKRQALMMTDADIALKIDPDYLKISQRFRNNPEEFEDAFIRAWYKLTHRDMGPVSCYLGPEVPTEELIWQDPIPAGTSLKDSDIISLKKMISVSGLTVSQLVTTAWASASTFRGSDKRGGANGGRLRLEPQRSWEVNSPKALSTVLDVYQGIQKDFSGDVSMADLIVLGGNVGVELAAKNAGYDVSVPFTSGRGDATQEQTDVNSFGHLEPLADGFRNYLRGDLKLAAEELLIDRAQLLTLSIPEMTVLVGGLRVLGANYDQSNHGVFTDNVGALTNDFFKNILDFTYTWKPTSKDDTLFEGSDRRTGVAKFTGTRADLIFGSNTELRAVTEVYASEDAKEKFVQDFVAAWAKVMNLDRFDLK; from the coding sequence ATGGATAACACAGGAAGTTACAATATTAATGGTGAGGGCGATATTAGTAAATGTCCTTTTATGGGCGGAACTGCTAAGGCCTCTGCTGGTCAAGGTACCACAAATCGTGATTGGTGGCCAAATGAATTAAAATTAAATATTCTTCGTCAGAATGCAACAAAATCTGATCCAATGGGAAAAGATTTTGATTATGCTAAGGCATTTAATAGTGTTAATTATGAAGAACTTAAAGCAGATGTAGTGGCTTTAATGACAGACTCTCAAGATTGGTGGCCAGCAGATTATGGTCATTATGGCGGGTTAATGATACGTATGGCATGGCATAGTGCTGGTACGTATCGTGTAGGTGATGGTAGAGGAGGAGCAGCTACCGGTAATCAGCGTTTTGCACCTTTAAATAGTTGGCCAGATAATGGTAACTTAGATAAAGCACGTTTATTACTATGGCCTATTAAACAAAAATATGGTCAGAAAATTTCTTGGGCGGACTTAATGATTCTTGCAGGCAATTGTGCAATAGAGTCTATGGGATTAAAAACATTTGGTTTTGCCGGTGGTAGAGAAGATGTATGGGAACCGGAACAAGATGTATATTGGGGAGACGAGACAGAGTGGTTAGCTAATAAAGAACGTTTTGCTCATGGAACTCTGGAGGGTCATCTAGGTGCTGCTCATATGGGATTAATATATGTGAATCCAGAAGGGCCGAACGGTTCTTCAAATCCATTAGAAACAGCCAAGCTTATGAGAGAAACTTTTGGACGTATGGCGATGAATGATGAAGAAACTGTGGCACTTGCAGCAGGAGGTCATACTTTTGGTAAGGCCCATGGTGCTGCTGATCCAGATAAATATGTCGGGGTTGAACCTCATGGGGCTTCTATTGAACAAATGAGTACGGGGTGGAAAAACACTTATGGAACAGGGGTATTAGATGATGCTATTACCAGTGGTTTGGAAGGTGCTTGGACACCTAATCCGGATAAATGGGATTATGATTATTTCAAAGTATTATTGGATTATGATTGGGAGTTAACAAAAAGCCCGGCAGGTGCAAGTCAATGGACTCCTAAAGCAGATTCCGGTGCGCCAACTGCACCAACTGCTGGTGACCCTTCAAAAAGGCAAGCTTTGATGATGACGGATGCTGATATAGCATTAAAAATAGATCCTGACTATTTAAAAATCTCTCAACGTTTTCGTAATAATCCAGAAGAATTTGAAGATGCTTTTATAAGAGCTTGGTACAAATTAACACATAGAGATATGGGACCAGTGTCTTGTTATTTAGGACCTGAAGTTCCAACTGAGGAATTAATTTGGCAAGATCCTATTCCTGCAGGAACATCTCTTAAGGATTCGGATATTATCTCTTTAAAAAAAATGATTTCAGTTTCTGGTCTAACGGTATCACAGCTAGTAACGACAGCTTGGGCATCTGCCTCTACATTTAGAGGTTCTGATAAGCGTGGAGGAGCAAATGGAGGACGTCTTCGTTTAGAACCACAAAGGAGTTGGGAGGTAAATAGTCCAAAGGCTTTATCTACGGTATTAGATGTTTATCAAGGAATTCAAAAAGATTTTTCTGGAGATGTTTCTATGGCAGACCTTATTGTACTTGGTGGTAATGTCGGTGTAGAATTAGCGGCTAAAAATGCAGGATACGATGTGTCTGTTCCTTTTACAAGTGGTAGAGGAGATGCAACACAAGAACAAACGGATGTCAATTCATTCGGACATTTAGAGCCATTAGCTGATGGGTTTAGAAATTACTTGAGGGGTGATTTAAAATTAGCTGCAGAAGAATTGCTAATAGATCGCGCTCAATTACTAACATTGTCGATTCCGGAAATGACAGTTCTTGTAGGAGGTTTAAGAGTGTTAGGAGCAAATTATGATCAGTCTAATCATGGAGTATTTACGGATAATGTTGGTGCTTTGACCAATGACTTCTTTAAAAACATTTTAGATTTTACATATACTTGGAAACCTACATCAAAAGATGATACTTTGTTTGAAGGTAGTGACCGTAGAACAGGAGTAGCTAAGTTTACTGGTACTAGAGCTGATCTTATTTTTGGTTCTAATACCGAATTAAGAGCAGTTACGGAGGTATATGCTTCTGAAGATGCAAAGGAAAAATTTGTACAAGATTTTGTAGCAGCTTGGGCTAAGGTTATGAATCTAGATCGATTTGACTTGAAATAG
- a CDS encoding glycoside hydrolase family 11 protein yields MNKQFPKRQNHTILTILLFMFLLGNILSSKAQTYCIQSGAEQIAGEEDGFRYELWNQNSQGTACMTLGNEALFSGEWDGILNYLARRGLGYDQTQLHQEIGDFYTTYNCNYNPSTNSGNSYLSIYGWTIEPLVEYYIIEDWRNWIPSMVEGAVLKKSFEINGSMYDVYENTRVNQPSIVGIATFQQYFSIRRDTRNSGTIDISEHFNQWESIDMNLGKLHEVSFVVEGYQSSGNFEFTELDVFVDNTTLGINNSNNPNSYFEIYPNPTKDEAYIKFKNTSNSIKKLKIYDTTGKTIISKSYNHTENTDKISNLTKGVYFVLLSTDNQRVVDKLIIY; encoded by the coding sequence ATGAATAAACAATTCCCTAAACGACAAAATCACACAATTCTAACAATATTACTATTTATGTTTCTTTTAGGAAATATTCTAAGTAGCAAAGCACAAACCTATTGCATACAATCAGGAGCAGAACAGATTGCTGGAGAAGAAGATGGATTCAGATATGAATTATGGAATCAAAATTCACAAGGGACTGCTTGTATGACACTTGGTAATGAAGCTTTATTTAGCGGAGAATGGGATGGCATATTGAACTATTTAGCAAGAAGAGGTTTAGGATATGATCAAACCCAACTACATCAAGAAATCGGAGATTTTTACACCACTTACAATTGTAATTACAACCCCTCTACCAATTCAGGGAACTCCTATTTGTCTATTTATGGATGGACTATCGAGCCTCTTGTAGAATATTATATCATTGAAGATTGGCGTAATTGGATTCCATCAATGGTAGAGGGGGCTGTTTTAAAAAAATCTTTTGAAATAAACGGAAGTATGTATGATGTATACGAGAACACAAGAGTGAATCAACCTTCGATTGTGGGTATCGCTACGTTTCAACAATATTTTAGCATAAGAAGAGATACAAGAAATAGTGGTACTATAGATATTTCAGAGCATTTTAATCAATGGGAGTCTATTGATATGAATTTAGGTAAATTACATGAAGTTTCTTTTGTTGTAGAGGGATACCAAAGTAGCGGTAATTTTGAATTTACAGAGCTTGATGTATTTGTAGATAATACTACTTTAGGAATAAATAATAGTAACAATCCTAATTCATACTTTGAGATTTATCCTAACCCTACAAAAGATGAAGCATATATAAAATTTAAAAACACCTCTAATTCAATAAAAAAACTCAAAATATATGACACCACCGGAAAAACTATAATATCAAAAAGCTATAATCATACAGAGAACACAGACAAAATCTCTAATCTAACAAAGGGGGTTTACTTTGTCTTACTAAGTACAGATAACCAAAGAGTTGTAGATAAGTTGATTATCTATTAA
- a CDS encoding helix-turn-helix transcriptional regulator, whose product MITYIFVTNQLHLIMRRDVFQAIADPVRRDIISLLAEQTLSINAIAEKFDISRPAISKHIKILEECGIISINKQGRERYCLIQPRNLLPAFLWIDQYKTLWEEKLDSFENYLNQLQSKTKDNE is encoded by the coding sequence ATGATTACATATATATTTGTAACCAATCAGTTACATTTAATAATGAGAAGAGACGTTTTTCAAGCTATTGCAGATCCAGTGAGAAGAGATATTATTTCCCTTTTAGCAGAACAAACACTGTCTATCAATGCTATTGCCGAAAAATTTGACATCAGTCGTCCTGCCATTTCAAAACATATCAAAATTCTTGAAGAATGTGGTATCATTTCCATAAACAAACAAGGTAGAGAACGTTACTGTTTAATTCAACCTAGAAACCTGCTTCCAGCTTTTCTATGGATAGATCAATACAAAACTTTATGGGAGGAAAAATTAGATTCCTTCGAAAATTATTTAAACCAATTACAATCTAAAACCAAAGACAATGAGTAA
- a CDS encoding SRPBCC domain-containing protein, giving the protein MSNLNNRTLSLKRTFNAPIKLVWEAWSQSEHIAQWWGPKGMETKIIEHNFSEGGTWKYAMLMPDGNEFIADGIYTEIVAFQKIISSANFKPMTEGVEIQALFEEDGDKTNFTFNVVHATEEYCQQQEKMGFMNGWGSVFDRLGVFVQVSD; this is encoded by the coding sequence ATGAGTAACTTAAACAATCGCACACTATCCTTAAAGAGAACCTTTAATGCACCCATTAAATTAGTCTGGGAAGCATGGTCACAGTCAGAACATATTGCGCAATGGTGGGGACCAAAAGGAATGGAAACTAAAATAATAGAACATAATTTTAGTGAAGGTGGAACATGGAAATATGCTATGCTTATGCCAGATGGAAATGAATTCATAGCAGATGGTATTTATACAGAAATTGTAGCGTTTCAAAAAATAATTTCATCAGCTAATTTTAAACCGATGACCGAAGGTGTAGAAATACAAGCACTGTTTGAAGAAGACGGAGATAAAACCAATTTCACTTTTAATGTAGTTCACGCTACTGAAGAATATTGTCAACAACAAGAAAAAATGGGCTTTATGAACGGATGGGGGTCTGTTTTTGATAGATTAGGTGTCTTTGTTCAGGTTTCAGATTAA
- a CDS encoding DNA gyrase/topoisomerase IV subunit A: MDIENENEELHSELTPEDHQPQEVITKVTGMYKDWFLDYASYVILERAVPSIEDGLKPVQRRILHSMKDLDDGRYNKVANIVGHTMQYHPHGDASIADAMVQIGQKDLLIDMQGNWGNILTGDRAAASRYIEARLSKFALDVVYNPKVTDWQLSYDGRKKEPINLPIKFPLLLAQGAEGIAVGLSTKILPHNFLELIDASIKHLQGKRFTILPDFPTAGIADFTNYNDGNRGGKVRVRAKISQLDKNTLVISEIPFSTTTSSLIDSILKANEKGKIKIKKIEDNTAAEVEILVHLPGGISPDKTIDALYAFTNCESSISPLGCVIEDNSRPNFIGVSEMLKRSTDHTVELLKKELEIQLNELQEQWHFASLERIFIENRIYREIEEEETWEGVIKAIDKGLQPHIKHLKRAVTEEDIVRLTEIRIKRISKFDIDKAQQKIEALEEDIAQVKHHLAHLIEYAVSYFKRLKSTYGKGWERKTEIRIFDDIEATKVVIRNTKLYVNREEGFVGTSLRKNEYVTDCSDIDDIICFTAEGKLMITKVDAKTFVGKDIIHVAVFKKKDKRTIYNMIYQDGRGGASYVKRFAVTGVTRDKEYDLTQGKKSSKVTYFTANPNGEAEIITIFLRQAGSVKKLKFDLNFSDLLIKGRGVKGNIVTKYNIKKIELKEQGVSTLKPRKIWFDDTVQRLNVDGRGELLGEFKGEDRLLVISQKGLLKTIIPEITVHFGSDMVVLEKWKPMKPISAIYWDGEKEKYYVKRFLVENADREETFISDHQKSFLEIVSTDHRPVAEIVYNKLRGKDQKPNDEISLEDFISVKGIKAQGNQLTTEKVRQINLLESLPYDEPEELPAEEIEVIEEEAVSSGSKNTSGIGNSEDDENSDQPTLF; this comes from the coding sequence ATGGATATAGAAAACGAAAACGAAGAACTACATAGTGAGTTAACTCCAGAAGATCATCAGCCTCAGGAAGTGATTACAAAGGTTACCGGAATGTATAAGGATTGGTTTCTGGATTACGCATCCTATGTAATCTTAGAAAGAGCAGTACCATCAATAGAAGATGGGCTGAAACCTGTTCAGCGTAGAATTCTACATTCTATGAAAGACTTAGATGATGGTAGATATAATAAAGTAGCTAATATTGTAGGACATACTATGCAGTATCATCCACATGGTGATGCTAGTATTGCAGATGCAATGGTACAGATTGGACAAAAAGATCTGTTAATTGATATGCAGGGTAACTGGGGTAATATACTCACTGGCGACAGAGCGGCAGCTTCTAGGTATATAGAAGCGCGATTATCTAAATTTGCACTAGATGTAGTATATAACCCTAAAGTAACAGATTGGCAGTTATCGTATGATGGAAGAAAGAAAGAGCCGATTAATTTACCTATAAAATTTCCTTTATTATTAGCACAAGGAGCAGAAGGGATTGCAGTAGGACTTAGTACTAAAATTCTACCTCATAATTTTTTAGAATTGATCGATGCTTCTATTAAACATCTGCAGGGTAAACGGTTTACAATTTTACCAGATTTTCCAACTGCAGGAATAGCAGACTTTACTAATTACAATGATGGTAATCGTGGGGGTAAAGTTAGAGTACGTGCAAAAATCTCTCAATTAGATAAGAACACGCTGGTTATAAGTGAGATACCTTTCTCTACTACAACTTCTAGTTTAATTGATTCTATCTTAAAAGCGAATGAAAAAGGTAAGATAAAAATTAAAAAAATAGAGGATAATACTGCTGCAGAAGTAGAAATTTTAGTGCATTTGCCAGGAGGTATTTCTCCGGATAAAACTATCGATGCTTTATATGCTTTTACGAATTGCGAGTCATCTATTTCTCCTTTGGGATGTGTGATTGAAGATAATAGCAGACCTAATTTTATAGGAGTCTCCGAAATGCTAAAACGTTCTACAGATCATACTGTAGAGTTATTGAAGAAGGAATTAGAAATTCAGTTAAACGAATTACAGGAGCAATGGCATTTCGCATCATTAGAAAGAATTTTTATCGAAAACCGTATTTATCGCGAAATTGAGGAAGAAGAAACTTGGGAAGGAGTAATAAAGGCTATTGATAAAGGTTTACAACCACATATAAAACATTTAAAGCGAGCTGTTACCGAAGAAGATATTGTTCGTTTAACAGAAATTAGAATTAAAAGAATCTCAAAATTTGATATCGATAAGGCACAACAGAAGATTGAAGCTTTAGAAGAAGATATTGCTCAGGTAAAACATCATTTGGCACATCTTATTGAGTATGCTGTTTCCTATTTTAAAAGACTGAAAAGTACCTATGGTAAAGGATGGGAGCGAAAAACTGAAATAAGAATTTTTGACGACATAGAAGCGACTAAAGTTGTTATCAGAAATACAAAGCTGTACGTAAATCGTGAAGAAGGATTTGTTGGTACATCGCTTCGTAAAAATGAATATGTTACTGATTGTTCTGATATTGATGATATTATATGTTTTACAGCAGAGGGTAAACTGATGATAACTAAAGTAGATGCTAAGACCTTTGTAGGTAAGGATATTATACATGTTGCTGTCTTTAAAAAGAAAGATAAGCGTACTATTTATAATATGATTTATCAAGATGGTCGAGGAGGAGCATCTTATGTGAAACGTTTTGCGGTTACAGGAGTTACAAGAGATAAAGAATATGATTTAACACAAGGGAAGAAAAGTTCTAAGGTTACTTATTTTACTGCAAACCCAAACGGAGAAGCAGAGATAATTACTATTTTCTTGCGTCAGGCAGGAAGTGTGAAGAAATTAAAGTTTGATCTTAATTTTTCCGATCTATTGATAAAAGGGAGAGGTGTTAAAGGTAATATTGTTACTAAATATAATATCAAAAAAATTGAATTAAAAGAACAGGGTGTTTCTACTTTAAAGCCTCGTAAAATCTGGTTTGATGATACTGTACAAAGATTGAATGTAGATGGAAGAGGGGAATTGCTAGGAGAATTTAAAGGAGAAGATAGATTGCTGGTTATTAGTCAAAAAGGACTTCTTAAAACCATTATTCCTGAGATAACTGTGCACTTTGGTTCTGATATGGTGGTACTTGAAAAATGGAAGCCAATGAAGCCTATCTCTGCTATTTATTGGGACGGAGAGAAAGAAAAGTATTATGTAAAACGATTTTTAGTCGAAAATGCGGATCGTGAAGAGACATTTATTTCGGATCATCAGAAGTCATTTTTAGAAATAGTTTCTACAGATCATAGACCCGTAGCAGAAATAGTGTATAATAAATTAAGAGGTAAAGATCAGAAACCGAATGATGAAATAAGTTTAGAGGATTTCATCTCTGTCAAAGGAATTAAAGCACAGGGCAATCAATTGACTACAGAAAAGGTGAGGCAGATAAATTTATTAGAATCTTTACCATATGATGAACCTGAAGAGCTACCTGCAGAAGAAATCGAAGTAATAGAAGAAGAAGCGGTTTCATCTGGTTCCAAAAACACTTCTGGGATTGGTAATTCTGAAGATGATGAGAATAGTGATCAACCAACATTATTCTAA